One genomic segment of Capricornis sumatraensis isolate serow.1 chromosome 6, serow.2, whole genome shotgun sequence includes these proteins:
- the PHF2 gene encoding lysine-specific demethylase PHF2 has translation MATVPVYCVCRLPYDVTRFMIECDACKDWFHGSCVGVEEEEAPDIDIYHCPNCEKTHGKSTLKKKRTWHKHGPGQTPEVKPVQNGSQLFIKELRSRTFPSAEDVVARVSGSQLTLGYMEEHGFTEPILVPKKDGLGLAVPAPTFYVSDVENYVGPERSVDVTDVTKQKDCKMKLKEFVDYYYSTNRKRVLNLTNLEFSDTRMSSFVEPPDIVKKLSWVENYWPDDALLAKPKVAKYCLICVKDSYTDFHIDSGGASAWYHVLKGEKIFYLIKPASANISLYERWQSASNHSEMFFADQVDKCYKCTLKQGQTLFIPSGWIYATLTPVDCLAFAGHFLHSLSVEVQMRAYEVERRLKLGSLTQFPNFETACWYMGKHLLEAFKSSHKSGKQLPPHLVQGAKILNGAFRSWTRKQALAEHEDELPEHFKPSQLIKDLAKEIRLSENASKASRPEVTAAVSSDEVCFGDREKEEPPSPIEASPPRSFLEKVSKKKTPKTVKMPKPSKVPKPPKPPKPPKSLKLKDGSKKKGKKCRGSASPTIPNLDLLEAHTKEALTKIEPPKKGKATKNVLSVPNKEVISTQNDVERLEIREQTKSKSEAKWKYKNSKPDSLLKMEEEQKLEKSPLSGNKDTKFSFSFSNKKLLGSKALKPQPGPGVFGALQNFKEDKPQPVRDEYEYVSDDGELKIDEFPIRRKKNAPKRDLSFLLDKKEPLPTPVTKPKLDSALYKSDDSSDEGSLHIDTDTKPARNAKVKKDSGGSAAGILDLLQASEEVGALEYNPNSQPPASPSTQEAIQGMLSMANLQASDSCLQTTWGAGQAKGSSLAAHGARKNGAGGKSAGKRLLKRAAKNSVDLDDYEEEQDHLDACFKDSDYVYPSLESDEDSPVFKSRSKKRKGSDDAPYSPTARVGPSVPRQDRPVREGTRVASIETGLAAAAAKLSQQEEQKSKKKKNTKRKLAPNTTSPSASASASTTSASTTSASTTSASTTSASTTPASTTPASTSTASSQASQEGSSPEPPPESHSSSLVDHEYTAAGTFTGAQAGRASQPMAPGVFLTQRRPSSSSPNNTAAKGKRTKKGMATAKQRLGKILKIHRNGKLLL, from the exons CTGTGTTGGAGTAGAAGAGGAGGAGGCCCCAGACATTGACATATACCACTGCCCAAACTGTGAGAAAACCCACGGGAAGTCCACCT TGAAGAAGAAGCGAACCTGGCATAAACATGGCCCCGGGCAGACGCCGGAAGTGAAACCCGTGCAGAACGGCAGCCAGCTCTTCATCAAGGAGCTGCGGAGCCGGACCTTTCCCAG tgcagaagatgtggtAGCCCGCGTGTCGGGCAGCCAGCTCACGCTGGGCTACATGGAAGAGCATGGCTTCACCGAGCCCATCCTTGTCCCCAAGAAAGATGGGCTGGGCCTGGCAGTCCCAGCCCCCACCTTCTACGTCAGTGACGTCGAGAACTATGTGG GCCCAGAGCGAAGTGTGGATGTGACAGACGTCACCAAGCAGAAGGACTGCAAGATGAAGCTGAAGGAGTTTGTGGACTATTACTACAGCACCAACCGCAAGCGGGTCCTTAACCTCACCAACCTTGAGTTCTCTGACACCAG AATGTCCAGCTTCGTGGAGCCTCCTGACATTGTGAAGAAATTGTCCTGGGTAGAAAACTACTGGCCCGACGACGCCCTGCTGGCCAAGCCCAAGGTGGCCAAGTACTGCCTGATCTGTGTGAAGGACAGCTACACCGACTTTCACATTGACTCCGGGGGTGCCTCTGCCTGGTACCATGTGCTCAAG GGGGAGAAGATCTTCTATCTCATCAAGCCAGCTTCAGCCAACATCTCCCTGTATGAGCGCTGGCAGTCAGCCTCAAACCACAGCGAGATGTTTTTTGCCGATCAGGTGGACAAATGCTACAAGTGCACCCTCAAACAGGGCCAGACCCTCTTCATTCCCTCGG GCTGGATCTACGCCACTCTGACGCCCGTGGACTGCCTGGCCTTCGCGGGACACTTCCTCCACAGTCTGAGTGTGGAGGTGCAGATGAG AGCATACGAAGTGGAAAGAAGGTTGAAACTGGGCAGCCTGACTCAGTTTCCCAACTTCGAAACTGCCTGCTGGTACATGGGGAAGCACCTGCTGGAGGCGTTCAAAA GTTCTCACAAATCTGGGAAGCAGCTGCCCCCTCATTTAGTCCAAGGAGCTAAAATTCTCAATGGTGCTTTCAGATCATGGACGAGAAAGCAG GCTTTGGCAGAACATGAGGACGAGCTCCCAGAGCACTTCAAACCCTCGCAGCTCATCAAAGACCTCGCCAAAGAGATCCGGCTCAGTGAG AATGCCTCCAAGGCCTCCCGACCTGAAGTGACTGCGGCTGTCTCCTCAGACGAGGTCTGTTTTGGGGACCGGGAAAAGGAGGAGCCCCCATCCCCCATTGAGGCCAGCCCTCCGCGGTCCTTCCTGGAGAAAGTGTCCAAAAAAAAGACTCCCAAAACCGTGAAGATGCCCAAGCCGTCCAAAGTTCCTAAGCCCCCCAAGCCCCCCAAGCCTCCCAAATCACTGAAGCTCAAGGATGGGagcaagaagaaagggaagaagtgcAGGGGCTCAGCGTCACCCACCATCCCCAACCTGGACCTGTTGGAGGCCCACACCAAGGAGGCGCTGACCAAGATCGAGCCTCCTAAGAAGGGCAAG GCCACAAAGAATGTCCTGAGTGTGCCCAACAAGGAGGTGATCAGCACGCAGAATGATGTGGAGCGGTTGGAAATCCGAGAGCAAACTAAGAGCAAGTCAGAGGCCAAATGGAAGTATaag AACAGCAAACCCGACTCCTtgctgaagatggaggaagagcaGAAGTTGGAGAAGTCTCCTCTGTCAGGGAACAAGGACACCAagttctccttctccttctccaacAAGAAACTGCTTGG CTCCAAGGCCCTCAAGCCACAGCCCGGCCCAGGGGTGTTCGGGGCCTTGCAGAACTTCAAGGAGGACAAGCCCCAGCCGGTGCGGGATGAGTATGAATATGTGTCGGATGATGGGGAGCTCAAGATTGACGAATTCCCTATTAGGAGGAAGAAAAATGCTCCGAAGAGGGACTTGTCCT TCTTACTGGACAAGAAGGAGCCGCTGCCCACGCCCGTTACGAAGCCAAAGCTGGACTCGGCGCTCTACAAG AGCGATGACTCCTCTGATGAGGGCTCACTGCACATAGACACGGACACCAAGCCCGCCCGCAATGCCAAAGTGAAGAAGGACAGCGGGGGTTCAGCCGCGGGCATCCTGGACCTGCTTCAGGCCAGCGAGGAGGTTGGCGCACTCGAGTACAACCCCAACAG CCAgccccccgcctcccccagcacacaggaagccatTCAGGGAATGCTGTCCATGGCCAACCTGCAGGCTTCCGACTCCTGCCTGCAGACCACGTGGGGTGCTGGCCAGGCCAAGGGCAGTTCGCTGGCCGCCCATGGCGCCCGGAAGAACGGGGCTGGTGGGAAGAGCGCAGGCAAGCGGTTGCTGAAGAGGGCGGCCAAGAACAGTGTGGACCTGGACGATTATGAGGAGGAGCAGGACCACCTGGACGCCTGCTTCAAGGACTCGGACTATG TTTACCCCTCCCTGGAGTCGGATGAGGACAGTCCTGTTTTCAAGTCCCGATCCAAGAAGAGGAAAGGCTCGGATGACGCCCCCTATAGCCCGACAG CACGGGTTGGCCCATCGGTGCCAAGGCAAGACAGGCCTGTGCGCGAGGGGACCAGAGTGGCCTCCATTGAGACTGGGCTGGCAGCTGCCGCAGCCAAACTGTCCCAGCAG GAGgagcagaaaagcaaaaagaaaaagaacaccaAAAGGAAGCTGGCTCCCAACACCACCTCCCCTTCTGCCTCCGCCTCGGCCAGCACCACCTCGGCCAGCACCACCTCGGCCTCCACCACCTCGGCCTCCACCACCTCGGCCTCCACCACCCCGGCCTCCACCACCCCAGCCTCCACCAGCACGGCCAGCAGCCAGGCCTCACAGGAGGGCAGCTCACCTGAGCCCCCGCCAGAGTCCCACAGCAGCAGCCTGGTCGACCATGAGTACACAGCAGCTGGCACCTTCACTGGGGCCCAAGCCGGCCGTGCCTCTCAGCCCATGGCCCCTGGGGTCTTCCTCACGCAGAGGAGGCCCTCCTCATCATCCCCCAACAACACCGCTGCCAAAG GAAAACGTACAAAAAAGGGCATGGCCACTGCCAAACAGAGGCTtgggaaaattttgaaaattcatcGGAATGGAAAACTGCTCCTTTAA